The nucleotide sequence CCATgctgctactgctgctgcttcggTTGGCGCTGGCAAGACTCTCACTGTCAGCAAGACTCCGTGAGGTCTTGTGTCCAAGAACCAAGTTGAGGTCTTCCATGGTCGTCGCTGTAGATTTCCCATCTGCAGGTAGTTCCCCTGCCCTGCTCATGGCGAGCTGGCGAGCAGCCGATGGCGTGCGTGGGCCCTTTGCTATCAGAGGCTGGGCTGCTCTACAGCGACAGCAGGTGGATTGACGCCACAGTAAATCTTCGGGGAGATTGATTTAGGCGTCCTTTTAGAGCCTAGTTTGCGGTCAAGCTTGCGCTATGTGGGTTAAGTAACCCTTGTAACCGCTGTCAGCCATATCACGACATTGGCCTTGACAATGGCGATGGGCCTTGGTTCGCTGAGCTGAGTGAGAGCATCCCACGTCTGTGAACGGGGACTTCGGATGTCGGAAATCCTTGGTTGCTACCATGCCCCTTGTAATTAAATACGTAAAAGCACCCGCTCAGTTTTCTGCTCATGATTCCTATGTATAGTTGAACCCCCACTCTCGTCAGATTTACACCATCGTCTCTTGGTATGATGACAACCACCATCAGCTCCTTGTCTCGCGGAGAATATTGAGCAGAAACTCAAACTCCGCCTTGCGCCATCGAGCCGTTGCAACTTTCCCCGCAATACGGAGTAGGTGTGATAGTGATTTAAGGCTGTGACACTTTGAGCCTCTCGCAGTTGAGTCAAAGTGTGCGAGACTACTACTCGATGACGAATATCACTTCAATTTGGTGGGACAACTCGTTTCTCACGTGAACATTCTCGTAGCTCTTCAATATGTCTACAATTCTGTGAGTCGAGTTGTAAATACCCAAGAGCAAGTTCGTTCGACCGCTGGACGTTGGACATATTCGAAATCTCAATCCCTACTAGAATGAAGCAGTGGAATATGCATGGTTATCATCACGATCCTCCCCGGATCAACACCCACTTTCCGACCATGATATTGCATTTCGCCGGTACGAGGCATAGACTAGAACATATGGTAGATCCAGTCTCCAAGTCGTCGATATTGCACCTGAAGATTTTACCCATATATCATCCAGACAGCCATTCAAACATTAAATGGACCAAATCTGTATATACTGTGTGCCACGGGTAAGTAGTCATGCTTTTATTCCAGCATCGAAGACAATAGCTTCTTCCTGGTCTTGCTTGGTTTGACTCATGTGTGCCTTTCATAAATCGTACTCTGTATTACGAGTCCGATCCCCAACATACTTAGAAGCATAAACTACTTATATGGGACGACAATTTGAATAAACTTAGGCTTCTCGAATAACTTATCGAATTACTGGGCATCCAGCTGCGACGTTCCGATCATAAGCCTTAATGACCAATCGACGACCCGGTGTTGCTGCAGGGTAGCCGACTTGCTCGAGTAATATCAACGATATGGCTCTCTCATGATGAAAGACCCCATCAACTGACATGAGGAACTTCTCAAGTTAATCAAATCTTACATCAAGCAAGGCCAGACGTTGGTTTCCAGAAACAGAATGCTCGCAACAACTGTACGTAGAAGAACAGGACAACTAACCCTATTCTCATGGAAAATCTATGACAGATCTCAATGCCCGATGTCGCTTGCGATTATACTCTTGAACTCTTTGTCCTTATACAGAGACACATGCTCAAGCTCTAGTTGCAACGATCGTGCTTGTCGGCCAATCCTGTTATCATCACAGAGACTGTCAAaagcatgatgatggagagcaGTGCTCAACGATAGCTTCCTAGGCATGGCCAATATCTTCTGATCTTTATTCCCAAACTATTAGTATTGAAAATGAAAATAAAAGTATGAGTCAAGTTCTTCGACTTGGACACCTTAGTTGATGATGCTTGTCACTTTGTTATATCGGAGGTcccttatcttttttatctttccCCTTATGACTCAATGCCGCCCAATTGCAGCCCTCCAAAAGACCCCTCCATCCCCCCCCCACCAACATCTCGATAACTTTCCATCTACAAAAATAACCCCACCACGAGTTTCAACATCTAGCATAGCTGAGAACTTTCGAAAGCGAATAGAAAACACAGAGAGAATACCAAACGAAGCCGATCACCGATCTTACGCCAATTGACATCATGTCCGACCCTGTCGCTGAGGTCACCGAGGGCACTGTCAAGCTCGTGCTTGACGAGGTGACGGGGGAGCAGGTCACGCGCAacgagttgaagaagcgcACTCAGAAGcgagccaagaaggctgctgcccAGGCCTCGCGAGAGGAGAAAGCGAAAAACCAGGAGGCTAACCCTAAGCTTGCTGCGCCTAAGCCCAAGGTCCAGGAACCTACCCAGCTCGACCCCGATGCTATGTTCAAGCAGGGCTTTCTCGCCGAAGTCTACAAGGAGCGACCTGTGAAGCCTGTAGTTACTCGATTCCCTCCCGAGCCGAACGGATATCTTCATCTGGGTCATGCCAAGGCTATCGCcattgactttggctttGCTCGCTATCATGGTGGCAAGACGGTAAGCTTGGGAGCGGGCTGTTGTGATTCATATTGCTAATACGTGTTAGATTCTTCGGTAGGATACTGTCTGACAAGTGCTTTTACCCTAGCTAACAAGGAAAGATTCGACGACACGAAccccgatgaagaggaggaagtttACTTCGAATGGATCCTGAAGATTATCAGATGGCTTGGTGGGCATCCTGTATCTGTGATCCTGAAACCGACTTGTTCTAACCTGATATCAACACAGGCTTTGAGCCCAGTGCCATCACCCACTCAAGTGACAACTTCCAGAAGCTCTTCGATCTCGCcaaggagctcatcaagaaggagaaggcctATGTCTGCCATTGTAACGAGGCCGAGATTAAGCTCCAGCGCGGTGGAAAGGAAGGAAAGGAGGGACCCCGTTATCGATGCAAGCACGCCGAGCAGGATGTTGAGACGAACCTCCAGAAGTTTCAGGACATGCACGATGGCAAATACGAGCCCCAGACCGCTTTCCTCCGCATGAAGCAGGACATCACAAGCGGAAACCCCCAGATGTGGGATCTTGCAGCCTACAGAATAcccaagaagcagaagcctCACCACCGAGCTCCCGAGTGGAAGATCTTCCCTACCTACGATTTTACACACTGCCTTTGCGATAGCTTCGAGGGTATCACTCACAGCCTGTGCACGACCGAGTTCATTCTGTCCCGTGAAAGCTACGAGTGGTTGAACAAGTCCCTCGAGGTCTACGAACCTATGCAGAGAGAGTTTGGTACGAGTTCCCCATTGCGTGGAGCCTAGATGTAATGCTAACGAACAGCAGGCCGACTTAATGTTAGTGGAACCATTATGAGCAAGCGagctctcaagaagctggttGAGGGTGGCATTGTCCGTGGCTGGGACGACCCTCGACTCTATACACTAATTGCCATCAAGCGCAGAGGTATTCCTCCTGGTGCTCTTTTGGCCTTCATCAACGAGCTTGGTGTTACAACAGCCAAGACAATCATCCAGATTGCTCGGTTCGAGCAGACCGTTCGCCGATACCTCGAGAACACAGTACCAAGACTGATGCTGGTTCTGGATCCTGTCCCCATCGTCATTGAGGATTTGGAAGAGACCCAGGAGCTCGAGGTTCCCTACTCACCCAAGGACCCCAAGTTCGGTACACACAAGGTCCGCCTTACCAAGACCGTTTACATCGACCGCTCCGATTTCCGAGAGGAGGACATCAAGGGCTACTTCCGACTTGCCCCTGGAAAGACTGTTGGTCTTCTCAACGCTCCTCACCCTATCAAGGCCACTTCATTCGAGAAGGACGAGTCAGGCAAGGTCACCAATATTAAGGCTGTGTTCGACAAGGAGAGCAAGCCCAAGACTTACATCCAGTGGGTGCCTGAGGGCTCCATCAAGCTAGAAGCCCGAGTGCATAGCGCTCTGTTCAAGTCTGATGACCCCACAGCCGTTGAGGGCGGCTTCTTGAACGACGTCAACCCCAACAGCGAGGTTGTCTATCCTGAGGCCCTGGTTGAGGAAGGCTTCAAAGAGGTTCGCGAGAGAGCTCCCTGGCCTGTCACTGCTGGCGAGACGAGCGAGGCTAGCGGCCCCGAAAGCGTTCGATTCCAGGCCATGCGTGTTGCCTATTTTGTGAGTATTTATCATACTGGATCTCAACCTATAACTAACAATTCTTCAGGCTATGGACTCGGATAGCACAGATGACAAGATCGTGCTCAACCGCATTGTTTCATTGAAGGAGGATCGCGAAAAGAACTAGGAAAAGGTGCGATAAATAAAGAAACGAGCCCACTTTAGAAGACTGAGACGTGTTTCTGCTCTGCTTTGCAACAGAGACACGGCGGACTTGTGGCTTGAAAGAGTATGTAACAGAAATGTAttcatgatgatgtcgaaagTTGTGCTTGACGGGGAGTGTAGACGAGAGTGGTAGTAAGGAGCGAGAGATACCTAAACCTATAACCATAGCTGAAGATGATTTGTATTCTATATGATCAGGCATGATCAACTATAAATGTGTAAGTCTAAAATAGCATTGAAATGCTTATCTCGAGGCGGAATCCATGAGTTTTCATTGTTGATCGTACTAACTTGTGGCTATGAACGGGTAATGGCATCCGTTACCTTGCAGGGCTGAGATCGCAGATTCGGGTATTTTCCCTGATTTGGCGTAGGGCATGATTGAAACAATGTCAGGATCAGCACTGGGAGATGAGATGCCTATGCTCAAGACTACTCAGCGATGGACGGGACCGAGATATCTTGTTCCATCCCCAGGCTGGCTAACATTCCTCACGATTGTAACTCATAATCAAGATTTGTGTTCTCATAGTTACGCCCTTTTACTGGTCAGAACTTTAGCTGTGATACCCAAGAAGAGTTTCCCCTCGTTTCTTGCATACAGTGAGACGGGTAGTGGCAGGTAACGAGAAGTGAGTCTATGTCGTCAGAACACAACGAACGACCTGAACAATTAACCGAAAACAAGAAATCAATGTTGAGTCGAGGGTCCTTTGCTTCGGTTCTGAGCTAGCTGCAGAAACGAAGTCAGGTTAATTGCCACCTCAAGCGCCGTGGTGATTGGTTGAGGCACTTGAGGCAGAAGGATTTCCATGCTTGTTAATTATCTCGGTGAAGATATTTGGGGGCCACAAATATCATCCTTGCATCTGAAGCACATCCTCCTCACCACCAGAACCAAGAACTGATCTCTGAGAACTGCCCGTCTCTAAAATTACTCTAGAACTTCAGCTCAAGATATTGTTTGAGCCTGAAGGAGTAGCTTAACCCACCAAACTCAAGACATGAGAGGGTCTAGTCATGTTTGACCATGGCTCAAGCCTCAAGCTATATACACAGCCCTATTGAGAGGTCGAGACTTGGCTTTTGACTAGCATATTTTGGGTATAACCTGGGCTGCATACCCAATTCGGGTTGATGGCGCCAATAAGCGCTTATGGTTAATTTCTTAGCTCCTCAGCCGTTCACACTTGTAATGAGCTAAGGGCGTTGGCCAAGGCTGGCTGTGTTTCGAGAGATGGGCTGACTCTGAATGATTGGCTCTTTTATGAGCTAGATATGGTGGCAGGGCTGTTTCCTAGTCGATTCGAAAGGCAATCCTTCAGAAGGGTTGCCTTCAAGTTTCTCTCATTCTCTCATTAcctccctctcttcctctcttacACCGTCTTGGCCCCAGGTCAGTTCTCCGTATATCGACTTCAGAAATGGGTTCCTCGATGAGATGGCTCGCTGTGGCAGCTCTGGCATCTTTCTCTCTTGACAAGACGAGTGCTTTCGAGTTTGATCTACCACCTTCAGCACCAGAACCTACTTCACCGGCGAGACTTCGTGCTATCCGTCATGTACATGCACGCGCAGACGCAACTACTGAGACTCTCAGCATCACTGTCGCCCCAGACAACACTTGTGGTTTCTACACACCAAAcacatctttcttcttcacatgTACTGGCGGTGTGAAGTGTATGTACGAGAATGACAAGTACAATGTTGCCTTTTGTGGTGAGAGGGACTTCAAGACGGCTTGCATGAACAGTGCCGATGCTTTGAACCCGGATAAGTGTGATGTGGACTGTAGACGGAACACAAACATTCAGAAATGGTGAGTCAAGCCCGACTTTCACAATTGAGGCATTCGCTGATCTAATTGAACAGTACCGCCGATACAAAGACGGAGTGTTACACCATCTACTTCCCCAACAACATCGAGAAGTACCCTTGCCATACACAATCGGGCTTCAGCAGCATGATCTTCCCAGATGGTGTAAGCGACTTTGAACAGTCAACACTAAGCGTAGACGTCTTCCCAGCTCTGGCCACCACCGAAGCATCAAGTACTGAAGAATCCACCACCGAagcctcatcaaagtcaacatcTGCAGCATCGACCACAACAGTCACAGGCGCACCACAAAAcgacgatggtgatgagaacaAGGACGACAACGGTGGAAGCAGTACACCCGTAGGTGCTATCGCTGGCGGTGTCGTGGGAGGTGTCGCTATTCTCGTTGCCGTGggcctcatcatcttcttcatccgcCGAcgagacaacaagaagaaagcagCAGCTCAGCCATTGATGTCAGACCAAGCACATACGCAGCCACAAATGCCGTATGGAATGCcccctcaacagcaacaacaacagatgCATTCTTACCAGGAATGGCACACTGGATCACCGCCCCCTCAGGGCTGGCAAAACAGCCCTTCGCCTCCCATCCTAGGAGGAGCTCCAGTGCTGGTTGAAGCTCCTGATTCCAATACTGCGCAGATTCATGAGATGGGTGATGGAACCGTCAAGTACAAATAAGCATACGAAAAAGGGAGGGCATTGTTTTGGATTGGTGGAAAGCGATAGAAGGCGTTTTAAGTGCTTATGTACTTGTATCGTCCTGTGTTGGACTAGCTCATATTAATGGCTGCGACTAGTTTCACTTTTGAACTCTTGTGTGTGTTAAGCTCGTGACTTTGTTTGATAGACATGCCTCATTCGGATCAGATAAAAGCGTAGTTTGAGAGCAGGGTTGTCGATGGGTGGTCTAGATCTTTGGGTGAAGATCTCCCGGCCtcgatggtggtggttgagTGGCGATATGGCAGATGAAGGTGAAGACTCTTGGGGAAGCAGGAagactcaggaccttgaccccaATTCATAAAAAGGTTTAAGGAAACTCAAAATAGGCTTAGAAGGCCTTGGATCGTCTTCTATATCAGCCAGGATAGGGGTTGCGGGGTTTGCTAGCTTCCCTGGGACTCTAAGTAATAGACAATCATTTACTGTATATGAGTGGGCACTGGATTTGGGTAATGACTATGCCTgaacaagatgaagttgTTACCGATTACGAATCTCAGCGACTCAATGACATGCAGCGACCTCATCCCGTCCGTCTCCTTGGTAACCCCGTGATCTGGGTCTTGCGCTGCCAAAAATAGCCAGGGGTTTTGTCCTGCCAGCCCAGTGCTGTCGACCTTTTATGTCGGCTAAGCCAATAGAGGCTCTAGCGCCCTCGAGTGGCCCCAGACTCCAGTGCTACAAGTGGAACATCCCGCTAAAGGTCCCTGGAATTCGCGGCTGCTCTTAGTTGATGAACTCTACTGAGGTTCCGTTGCAGCCGCGAGCGAGAAGTGAGACGTTGACGTGAACCCTGCCAGTCCCAAGTCTCAGACCCCGACGGGACCCAAAACTTTCAACTCGTGATCTATACAACATCTTATTCAATCTACTTTATCATCtcacctcttcctcatcaatcaacaacctcagaTCCCCCATATCTCATATATATCCGACCTCTAATTCCGACCCCTATTGAACAAATCCTTGGATGACCTCATATCGCATTCCTTGAACCTTTCAATGTCAATGCCACCTTGACGGTGATGACTCCCGTCGCTGCCCATACGACGGGCTCTTCCGATGCTGCCGCTGCCCTCAGGGGCGCAACACTTGCCTTCAACAAGCCCAAACCTGCTCCTCCACCTCTACAGAAGGACAATGGCGCTTTAACCGCTGCGACATCAGCCGGGCGACCTCGAAGCCCTACTAAGAACCTCGGCGCGCAGAGCACGGGCGGAAGCACAATCGACAACGAACAATATGGACAAAATGGGGGATCAATAGCGGCGAGGCTGAGACAGCTGGGCCATAGTCCGGGCCAGCTTCATCCGAGTGCAGCCAGGGGAGGCACAGATCCTAAGAGCGCAAGCTTCATAGCTGCCACGCTGGCAGCAAGTCGGAGTGCTAGTCCTAGCCCCAAGGCTCGAACACCACGGAGGAGGACGAGTATTGAAGGTTCTTCGAGTAGTGGTGACGTTGTTGATTCAGGGCCCATTGCGCCTACCGGGTCACTTATTTCAATGTTTGAGCAGAGCCGCGCAGGTGACCCTGTGAAGCGAAGCTCACCTAAAAGGACTCCTGCCAAAGCGCCTAAAGAAGAGGCCGATAGCATCTCGGAAGAGAGGGTACCGCAAGAGGAGAGACGTTTACCAGAAACCAAAccgaagcccaagcccaagcccaagcccaagcccaagccaaaACCGTTGACACCGGAGCCTCGGACGCCCATCAAACCAGCTCCGGAGGTATTGTCACCTAAGCCAGCACTGCCTAACAAGCCAGTTCTGAGCCCCAATCCTGCTCTAAGTCCAAACCCAACTTTGAGTCCAAGGCCATTTATGAGACCAAAGACACCTCCTCAGATCATCACTCGTCATGCAACCAACCCTATGCCGACTCCATCGCCGGATCCTCAGAAACGCAGTCCGAAACCTAGGGAACAGCCTAAACAGCGACCTCCGACACCACCGCAGCCCAGAGGGACAAGCAAACCAAAGGTCGAGTCCAGGAGTGTCTTGCATGAAAAGACCCCAGCTATCAAACAAAAACGCTCTGCTCCTCCACTCGAACCTCGGCTATCTCGTCCAAGGACAACTCCGCCTACTCCTACAGAAGCACGGCCGACATCGGCACTGACAGTATCTTCGGACGATACCTTCGTGTCTGCATCATCTGTTCAGTCGCCGGTACGAGAATCTCCTCCGGTGATGCCTATAAAGAGGCATTTCACGGGTAGTGTTCCGCCATCGCCGACTCGAGATTTTCGACGCAGCCAGTTTCAAAGCtcatcagccacaagcctcccACTCGAGTCTCTCATGAGCGCCATCGTGGCTGGCTCACTTGCGTCTGCTCGTCTTACACCACACAATACGGGAGGCAGTCTAGCACCCCCAGTACCTCGAAGGCAAAAGTCACCTCGTCTAATGCAGACTTTACGGCAGCCGCCCAAGCCTCTAGGAGAGGATACAGATCGACATAAAAAGAAGGGGTTGAAGCTTCATAAAGGAAAGCACGCGCACCACGAAGGTTCGCGAAAGAAGTGGAGAGAAGAAGTAACACCACGAGAGCGGAAACGATATGAAGCAGTTTGGGCTTCCAACCGTGGCTTGTTCCTTGACTTGCCCAACGCACCTCTGGATGCTATGAACGGAGACCCCTCAGAGTATGTTCTCAACACAGTTGTTCGAGAAATCTGGAAGCGGTCCCGTCTACCAGCAGATGAGCTGGCCGAGGTATGGGACCTGGTTGACCGTAAGGGACGAGGCGTTCTGGGACGTGCAGAATTTGTTGTTGGCATGTGGTTGATTGACCAACGCCTTCGTGGACGAAAGATCCCAACCAAAGTGAGTGACAGTGTCTGGGGCAGCGCCAATGGCATACAGACCAAGAAACACGACCACAAGCATTAGAGATGTTAATTCAAATTTGTCCTTGTTCTATAGAGTGATACCCTATTTAGACTACATGCCTATTGACTACATAAATAATTGTTCATTTCATGTCCCTACTATCTGATATTGAATAAGTGAGTTACATCGCTGATGCAAAGAGAGAAGCACAGAAGATTGTGGGATCAGCATCAAGATTCAGAAGCtcaaatatttatataagcaACGTCTATATGTTATGTTCTAATATGCAAAATGTGCTAAGAAGGGTCATTGGCAGACCAGGGAGATTTGACTTGTCTATACACAAGACGACCCCCATCCAGTCTCCAtattcaacaccaccacgtCAAGGTTTTATCCCCTGACATAGGCAATCAAACTCTAACAACTCACGATGAGCTA is from Fusarium musae strain F31 chromosome 4, whole genome shotgun sequence and encodes:
- a CDS encoding hypothetical protein (EggNog:ENOG41); its protein translation is MGSSMRWLAVAALASFSLDKTSAFEFDLPPSAPEPTSPARLRAIRHVHARADATTETLSITVAPDNTCGFYTPNTSFFFTCTGGVKCMYENDKYNVAFCGERDFKTACMNSADALNPDKCDVDCRRNTNIQKCTADTKTECYTIYFPNNIEKYPCHTQSGFSSMIFPDGVSDFEQSTLSVDVFPALATTEASSTEESTTEASSKSTSAASTTTVTGAPQNDDGDENKDDNGGSSTPVGAIAGGVVGGVAILVAVGLIIFFIRRRDNKKKAAAQPLMSDQAHTQPQMPYGMPPQQQQQQMHSYQEWHTGSPPPQGWQNSPSPPILGGAPVLVEAPDSNTAQIHEMGDGTVKYK
- a CDS encoding hypothetical protein (BUSCO:EOG09260WYQ), with product MSDPVAEVTEGTVKLVLDEVTGEQVTRNELKKRTQKRAKKAAAQASREEKAKNQEANPKLAAPKPKVQEPTQLDPDAMFKQGFLAEVYKERPVKPVVTRFPPEPNGYLHLGHAKAIAIDFGFARYHGGKTERFDDTNPDEEEEVYFEWILKIIRWLGFEPSAITHSSDNFQKLFDLAKELIKKEKAYVCHCNEAEIKLQRGGKEGKEGPRYRCKHAEQDVETNLQKFQDMHDGKYEPQTAFLRMKQDITSGNPQMWDLAAYRIPKKQKPHHRAPEWKIFPTYDFTHCLCDSFEGITHSLCTTEFILSRESYEWLNKSLEVYEPMQREFGRLNVSGTIMSKRALKKLVEGGIVRGWDDPRLYTLIAIKRRGIPPGALLAFINELGVTTAKTIIQIARFEQTVRRYLENTVPRLMLVLDPVPIVIEDLEETQELEVPYSPKDPKFGTHKVRLTKTVYIDRSDFREEDIKGYFRLAPGKTVGLLNAPHPIKATSFEKDESGKVTNIKAVFDKESKPKTYIQWVPEGSIKLEARVHSALFKSDDPTAVEGGFLNDVNPNSEVVYPEALVEEGFKEVRERAPWPVTAGETSEASGPESVRFQAMRVAYFAMDSDSTDDKIVLNRIVSLKEDREKN